GAATCCTCCAGGACATCCACTGGGCGCACGGGACGATAGGCTACTTCCCGACCTACAGCATCGGAACCCTCCTCGCGAGCCAGCTCTACTACCACATGAAGAGGGACATCCCGGACTTCGAGGAAAAGGTTGCCAAGGCCGAGTTCGAACCGATTAAGGCCTGGCTCAGGGAGAAGATACACCGCTGGGGAAGCATCTATCCACCAAAGGAGCTCCTAAAGAAGGCCATCGGCGAGGAATTAAACCCGGACTACTTCATCCGCTGGGTAAAGGAGAGGTATCTCTAATTCTTTTCTTTCATCTTCTTGGCAAGATGTGGATAGTTTTAAGTATTAGGTTAGGGGTTCTCCTATCCACGCGACCGGTTCGACCTCTATAGCCACAACTCCGTACTTCTTCTCCTTCTCCTCTGAATAAAACCTTCTATAAACTTTAACGCCCTCTTCAATGCTCTTCACTCCAGGCAGAACGTTCTCAAGGCCCTCCTTTTCCAGCATTTCCCTGAATGATGAGTAGACCCTCAGGTCCTTTACAACACACACCAGTTTGTTCTCGAAGACTATTTCATCCCCGGGTTTTATGGCCTGCCTCTTCTCATCGTACAGGCGGCCCTCGATTTTCTTTTTTCCCTCGGCTATCGCCTTCAGGTATTCCTCCTGGAGACCCATCTTCCACCTCATGCTCTCACCTCACAGCAGGGCCTTAATCAGACTGGGGCTGACCTTTATGAGCTTTGCGAGAAGTTTCGGCCTCTTTAGGAGGGCCTTTGCGGTTCTGAGGTGGTCGTCGAAGTCGGCCTGGGTCTCTATGACTTCCCTGGCCTCTTCGCTTCCGAGAACCTCAAAGATTTTCTCTATTGCATCTTGGTCGAGCCCAGTAAAGAGCTTCCTGAACTTAAGCCCAAAGCTTATCTGTCTCCTCACCCACGAGCAGTAGTCCCAGTACTTTCCGGGTTTCCCTTCGAGGAGGGCTTTTCTCAGATTCTCGGCACATAGCATGCCGTAAACTATTCCTCCGGCTGTCGTTGGCTTAATCTGGAGTGCTGAATCACCAACAAGGGCAACGTTTCCCTTAACCCAGGGCTTTCTCCATCCGAAACCGACTGAACCGGCCTTGAACTCAAGTATTTTCGTTGGTTCCAGTCTTTTCAGTCTTAAAAACCTGTTCAGGGCTTCCATTTTTCCAAATGTTCCAACCCTTGCGGTTTCGCCGTCAATCGGCGCGACCCACGCGAAGAAGTCAGGCGTTATCTCTTTGTTGACCCACACCTCAACGTTTCTCCTGTCGAAGCTCCCCAGAACCTCGACCTCGTAACCGCTCAGGAATTCTGCCCGGGTTTTGGCCCCGATGGCCTTCGCCACGGTGCTGTTCACGCCGTCGGCCCCGACGTAGAAGTCCGCCTTGACCTCAAGCGTCTCCCCCATGTGCTGGAGAACTGCCTTTCCGTTCCTGAATCCCCTGAAGGTCGTGTTCATCAAATAATCGGCCCCTTTTTTCATGGCTCTCTTCGCCAGTTCCCTCTCGAGGGTCTTCCTGTCTACGAGGTAAGCCTGAGGGCTCTTCCTTCCTATCGAAAAGCTCTGGATTCGCGAGTAAAATGTTGCACCGTAGAGTTCGTTTAGGACGGCTTTTTTTGGAAGATTGAGCCTCTCGTAGTTTTCTGCCCCTATTATGCCGGTGCAGGCCTTTTCCCCGAAAGAGCTCTTTTTCTCGACAACGGCCACGCTGTAGTCCCTCGCGAGAAGGTTTGCCAGATAATTGCCCACGGGCCCGGCACCGATGATTAGGACGTCGTACCTCATTCTCACCCCTCGCCCGGAGTAGCTTTTAAACCCTAAAAACCTACCCTTTCCGGTGGTTCCATGAAGGTTCTCGTTACGGGTTTCGAGCCCTTTGGCGGTGAAAAGATAAACCCCTCGTGGGAAGCTGTCAGGTCCCTTCCAGATGAGCTCGCCGGTGCAACGCTCGTAAAGGTTCAACTGCCCGTTTCCTTCAACGGAGTCAGGGAGCTCCTGCCGAGGCTCATAGTCAGGGAAAAGCCCGATTTCGTCCTCCTCACAGGCCAGGCTGGAGGAAGGCCCAACGTGACCGTGGAGAGGGTTGCGATAAACGTGATGGACTCGGAAATGCCGGACAACGACGGTTTCAGGCCGGAAGACGAGCCGGTCTTTGAGGGGGCCCCGAGCGCGTACTTCGCCACTATACCCATAAAGCACGTCGTTAAAACCCTTAGAGGGGCCGGGATTCCGGCCGGGGTGTCGAATACGGCCGGCACCTACGTCTGCAACACCGCGATGTTCACCGCCCTGCACACGATAGATGTGGCTGGAATGGAAACTAAAGCTGGTTTCATCCACATGCCCTTTAACCACGAGCAGGCACTCGAAAAGCCGAGGCCTTCGATGGCCCAGGAAACGATAAACCGCGCTATAGAGCTTTCCATTAGGTCACTCCTTGAATAGCTCGTTGAAGTCTATCTCGTAAACAACGGAGCCGTTGAAACTCTGGGCCTCTTTGAAGCGCGCTATCAGAGAGCCGAACGTTTCAACCAGTGCGCCCCTAATCTCGCTCATTATTTTTTCGGCCTCTTCCCTCGTGCTCGCCTTGAAGACCTTTCCAGTCAGCTCGTTGAGGCTTAGCTCTTCGCCCATGACCTTAACCTTTGGGTCGAATCCATCAACTATCGTCTTCAGCTCCTCGTCGAGGTCGAGCTCCCTGACGCTCACCAAGTATTCCCCCGTCAGAATGTCGTACTTTTTGTCAAAGACGAGGCGCATCTTCACGCTATCACCCCGGGATTGAATATAACCCAAGTGCTAAATAACGGTTTTGGTGAAATCCCAAAACCTAAGGGTTAAAAAGATACCGTCCCTCAGTTCTCCCGAGGGTGGTGTTCATTCTCATAATCGGCCTTGATGTAATCGGTGAGAACCCGAAGCGCTTTGCGGTGGTGAGCTGGTACAACGGAAAACTTGAGCGAAAGGGCGAGTTCACTCTCTACCGGCTAATCCGGTTTATCCGCTCCAAGAAGCCCGATATAGTGGCTATAGACAGCGTTACAGAACTCGGAGACGATTTGCGGAGGTTTCTCAGGGCACTTCCCCCGGGGACCAAGCTCGTTCAGGTTACAGGAAGGCCCGGCGAACAGCGAAGTTTGCAGAGCCTCGCGAAGGAGCACGGCATAAGAACGACCGACAGGTTCGACCCCTACGAGGAAGCGAAGCTCTCCGCTTTGCTCGCGAGCAAAGGTGTGGGCTACGAGGTTCTGGCCTTTGAGGATGAGGTCATAGTGAAGGTTACCCGGGGGAGGAGTCATGGCAAGGGTGGCTGGAGTCAGGACCGCTACAGGAAGAGGGTCCACAACCTTGTCAGGGATAAAGTGAGGGAAATTGAAGACCGGCTGAAAAGGGCCGAGATACCATTTGACCTTGAGACCGAGGAAAAGGACTATGGCTTAGCCAGGGGCGAGTTCAGGGTTTACGCGAGCAGGGAAGAGCTGGCCGGTATTGTCAGGCCTATGCGCGGTGGGGACGTTGAGGTCAGGATTTACCCGGTTGAAAGGGCCGAGCTTGGTTTTGCCCCGCTCAAGGGCGAGGAAGCCATAAAGGAGCGGAAAAGCGTTATAGTGGGCATAGACCCGGGAATAACCGTTGGAATAGCTGTCATCGACCTGAGCGGGAACATACTGGCTCTGCACAGCGAGAGGAACATGCCAGTCGGCGAGGTCTTCAGGTTCATAGGCGAGATTGGGCATCCGGTTATAGTTGCCACGGACGTTTCTCCGGCCCCGGGCTTCGTTGAGAAGATAGCGCGCTCCTTTAAGGCCAACCTCTTCGTCCCGAGGGAGAGCCTTCGAATAGAGGAGAAGAACGAACTCCTTAGGAGTCTGGGAGTTAGGGTCGACGACGACCACCAGAGGGACGCTCTGGCGGCTGCTTACAAGGCCTACCTCAGGCTCAAGCCGAAGCTTGAACACGTTGAGGCCAAGCTTCGGGAGGCCGGGCTGAGCAAGAAGGCCGATGAGGTCAAGGCTCTGGTAATTCAGGGCTACAACCTCGGTGAGGCCATGCAGAGGGTCGTAAGGAGGGAAAGGCCCAGGGAGGAGGAACCTGAGGGACAGGAAACCGTTGACGTGAGGCCCTACGTGAGGAAAATCCGCGAGCTGGAGGAGAGGATAGAGTTCCTTGAAAGGGAGAACGAGGATCTTAGGAACATCATCAGGGAGCAGAGGAGGACCATTGAGCGACTGGAAAGGAGAATAGCCGACTACGACGAGGAAGTGAGGAGGAAAGTTCTCCGCGAGAGGGAGCTCGAAGCGAAGGTAAAGCGTATCGAAGTCCTTGAGAAACAGCTGAGGGAAGCGAGGGCGGTAATAGAGCGCCTCAGCAGGGATTTGGTACGGGTCAAGAGAATGAACGTGGTGGAAGTTCGCGGGAGCGCTGTACCTTTAAAAGTCCTCAGGACCCTGAGCTGGCGCGAGCTCGAGAGGATTGAGCGTGAGGTTGGTTTGAGAAGGGGCGATGTCCTCTTCGTAATAAATCCAGCCGGAGCCGGAAGGGCCATAGCGGAGGAGCTTGTTGAGAGGAAGATAAGGGCCCTTATAACGGAGAAACCCCTCCCCCATACCGTCAGGGAAGTTCTGAGGGAGGCACACGTGCCGTTCTTCACGAGCGAGGAGCTTGATGTGAAGAGGGTTGACGAGTTTGCAGTTGTCGAGAGGGAGACCCTTGAGAGGGCCATCGGGGAACTGCTGGAACGCTGGAAGGAAGAGGACGAGGAAAGGGAAGCCGAGAGGTTCCTGAAACTTGTAGAGGAGTACAGGATTGAACGCATCAAAGAGCTCAAGAGAAGGGCCGAGGAGGAGTCTAAAGGGAGCTGAGGGTTTCTTTCAACGCTTGCGGGTATTTCCCTTTTCTCTAGGCCTTTCTCTGAGCTTCAGAACGGTTAACCCGGCGATGTTTGCCGAGGAGTGTAGGACGAAGGCCGGGAGCATGCCTCCAAGGGCAAAGAGGTAACCGGCTAACGAGCCAACGATGAAGGCTCCAGTTACTATGAATGCATTCCCGCCTTTTCCCTCTTTGCTGGCCATCCAGTGGGGCAGTGCGAATAACAAAGCCGAGAAAAGTATTGCGCTCCAAAAGTGGCCGTAACTCAGTAGATATCCTTCAACTAAATCCCTGTTAAGGGTCTCTTCGCCCAGTGGGGCCAGGATTAGCAGGAGAATGAGCCTTTCTATCCCCTCGGGCATAAACTCCTTCATCGGGATCGAAGGATTGCCCTCGAGCAGATTAATTATGAGCGAGGCCTCAAAGCCGAGGATGAACGCGGGAAGAACGTATCTGAAGTCGGGAACGAAACCGAACCTCTCCGGACTGCCCATAATCTCAATCACAGCAAGCGAGAGGAAAAGCATCGTCAGCTGTATGGCGAATCCTCCTTTCTTGCCATCTTGTTGGCGGTTAGAGAAGCAACGGTCGTGGATGCGACCAAAATCAACAGCCACAGGAGGAAGGCAACCGCGAACTCAATCATTTCCAATCACTTCCCTCAGGATTCTCAGGACTTCCTCGAGTTCCTCGACTCCTTCTTCGGTTATCTCTACGAACTTCCTCGGCCTCTTGCCGAAGCCGTAGTACGTCCGGATTATTCCGGCCTCCTCGAGGGCTTTCAGGTGGAACTCAAGGTTTCCCGGGGTGAGCTTTAGTACCTTCCTCAGGCTTGAGAAGGTTGTCCTCTCCCTTGGGAGCAGGTAGAGGGCTATGGCTAATCTCGTTGGGTTGCCGAGAGGTGATTTCGAAAGCCTTGTGAGTTCATCAATCATTTCACTCCCTCATAGCCCTCCTGAGTGACAGGTAAGCACCGAGCCCGAAGGCCAGTGACAGTGCGAGTGTTACGTATGCACCATTGTTAATTGGAACCCTCCCGTACGGAACGCTGAGGAGTAATAGTGTCATCCCCACAAGGGCCTTGTCCCAGCCTTCCCGAAGGAAGGCGTGGTCAACGACCGCGAGAGCGAGCATTCCCAACCCTATCCCGATGAGGGAGAATAGCCA
This genomic stretch from Thermococcus sp. harbors:
- a CDS encoding DUF460 domain-containing protein; its protein translation is MFILIIGLDVIGENPKRFAVVSWYNGKLERKGEFTLYRLIRFIRSKKPDIVAIDSVTELGDDLRRFLRALPPGTKLVQVTGRPGEQRSLQSLAKEHGIRTTDRFDPYEEAKLSALLASKGVGYEVLAFEDEVIVKVTRGRSHGKGGWSQDRYRKRVHNLVRDKVREIEDRLKRAEIPFDLETEEKDYGLARGEFRVYASREELAGIVRPMRGGDVEVRIYPVERAELGFAPLKGEEAIKERKSVIVGIDPGITVGIAVIDLSGNILALHSERNMPVGEVFRFIGEIGHPVIVATDVSPAPGFVEKIARSFKANLFVPRESLRIEEKNELLRSLGVRVDDDHQRDALAAAYKAYLRLKPKLEHVEAKLREAGLSKKADEVKALVIQGYNLGEAMQRVVRRERPREEEPEGQETVDVRPYVRKIRELEERIEFLERENEDLRNIIREQRRTIERLERRIADYDEEVRRKVLRERELEAKVKRIEVLEKQLREARAVIERLSRDLVRVKRMNVVEVRGSAVPLKVLRTLSWRELERIEREVGLRRGDVLFVINPAGAGRAIAEELVERKIRALITEKPLPHTVREVLREAHVPFFTSEELDVKRVDEFAVVERETLERAIGELLERWKEEDEEREAERFLKLVEEYRIERIKELKRRAEEESKGS
- a CDS encoding CPBP family intramembrane glutamic endopeptidase, translating into MLFLSLAVIEIMGSPERFGFVPDFRYVLPAFILGFEASLIINLLEGNPSIPMKEFMPEGIERLILLLILAPLGEETLNRDLVEGYLLSYGHFWSAILFSALLFALPHWMASKEGKGGNAFIVTGAFIVGSLAGYLFALGGMLPAFVLHSSANIAGLTVLKLRERPREKGNTRKR
- a CDS encoding ASCH domain-containing protein; amino-acid sequence: MRWKMGLQEEYLKAIAEGKKKIEGRLYDEKRQAIKPGDEIVFENKLVCVVKDLRVYSSFREMLEKEGLENVLPGVKSIEEGVKVYRRFYSEEKEKKYGVVAIEVEPVAWIGEPLT
- a CDS encoding NAD(P)/FAD-dependent oxidoreductase, whose protein sequence is MRYDVLIIGAGPVGNYLANLLARDYSVAVVEKKSSFGEKACTGIIGAENYERLNLPKKAVLNELYGATFYSRIQSFSIGRKSPQAYLVDRKTLERELAKRAMKKGADYLMNTTFRGFRNGKAVLQHMGETLEVKADFYVGADGVNSTVAKAIGAKTRAEFLSGYEVEVLGSFDRRNVEVWVNKEITPDFFAWVAPIDGETARVGTFGKMEALNRFLRLKRLEPTKILEFKAGSVGFGWRKPWVKGNVALVGDSALQIKPTTAGGIVYGMLCAENLRKALLEGKPGKYWDYCSWVRRQISFGLKFRKLFTGLDQDAIEKIFEVLGSEEAREVIETQADFDDHLRTAKALLKRPKLLAKLIKVSPSLIKALL
- the pcp gene encoding pyroglutamyl-peptidase I, producing MKVLVTGFEPFGGEKINPSWEAVRSLPDELAGATLVKVQLPVSFNGVRELLPRLIVREKPDFVLLTGQAGGRPNVTVERVAINVMDSEMPDNDGFRPEDEPVFEGAPSAYFATIPIKHVVKTLRGAGIPAGVSNTAGTYVCNTAMFTALHTIDVAGMETKAGFIHMPFNHEQALEKPRPSMAQETINRAIELSIRSLLE
- a CDS encoding helix-turn-helix domain-containing protein — protein: MIDELTRLSKSPLGNPTRLAIALYLLPRERTTFSSLRKVLKLTPGNLEFHLKALEEAGIIRTYYGFGKRPRKFVEITEEGVEELEEVLRILREVIGND